In Amycolatopsis jiangsuensis, the following proteins share a genomic window:
- a CDS encoding TetR/AcrR family transcriptional regulator — MTTGDRRLRARKEPRQLRAERTRERILTSAAHIFTEHGYAGGTTNRIAEHARISIGSLYQYYPNKDAILAELISRHLDVGAAAVQRLLAGGLPTSLEDIMRGFVRAALENHLDDPQLLRVIAEEAPRSRELLNRVEGYERERVDFLRDLLERHPESRVADTRTAARLVTTTMELVVHKMIAAPDPVDVVSLENEMVAMLTRYLTAGGE; from the coding sequence ATGACCACAGGGGACCGCCGCCTTCGTGCACGTAAAGAGCCTCGGCAGCTGCGCGCCGAGCGGACGCGGGAGCGCATCCTCACTTCGGCTGCTCACATTTTCACCGAGCACGGCTACGCCGGCGGCACCACGAACCGCATCGCCGAGCACGCGCGGATCTCGATCGGCTCGCTGTACCAGTACTACCCGAACAAGGACGCGATCCTCGCCGAGCTGATCTCCCGCCACCTGGACGTCGGCGCGGCGGCGGTGCAGCGGCTGCTGGCGGGCGGGCTGCCGACCTCGCTGGAGGACATCATGCGCGGCTTCGTCCGCGCCGCACTCGAGAACCACTTGGACGATCCGCAACTGCTGCGCGTGATCGCCGAGGAGGCGCCGCGGTCGCGGGAGCTGCTCAACCGGGTCGAGGGGTACGAGCGGGAACGGGTCGATTTCCTGCGGGACCTGCTGGAGCGGCACCCGGAAAGCCGCGTCGCCGACACCCGGACCGCGGCGCGGCTCGTCACCACGACCATGGAGCTGGTCGTGCACAAGATGATCGCCGCGCCGGACCCGGTGGATGTCGTCTCGCTGGAGAACGAGATGGTGGCGATGCTGACCCGCTACCTCACCGCCGGAGGTGAGTGA
- a CDS encoding SRPBCC family protein, with product METVTVERFIGAPPDEVFDWLTTTTRYRAAPMVLWCRLTRPGADAPYGVGAVRSHLWLIGWHRERITVHERPHLTEYLVKLTRPLLARMFGSILDAAETALCRPKTAG from the coding sequence GTGGAAACCGTGACAGTGGAACGCTTCATCGGCGCGCCACCGGACGAGGTCTTCGACTGGCTCACCACGACGACCCGTTACCGCGCTGCGCCGATGGTGCTGTGGTGCCGGCTGACCCGCCCCGGTGCGGACGCGCCGTACGGCGTCGGCGCGGTCCGCAGCCACCTCTGGCTGATCGGCTGGCATCGCGAGCGCATCACCGTCCACGAGCGGCCGCACCTGACCGAATACTTGGTGAAGCTGACACGTCCGTTGCTGGCCCGGATGTTCGGGAGCATTCTCGACGCGGCGGAAACGGCCTTGTGTCGGCCGAAAACCGCCGGTTGA
- a CDS encoding cytochrome P450 encodes MTLHPGLPLERGACPFDPPPALRGRPAVEPLTYPDGTEGWLVTGYDEARAVLADRRVSARAELARVPFDLGPMPAPKPADPGVFTGMDDPQHHEYRKLLTGAFTVRRMRLLETRVTEIVEEHLAAMAAAGPPVDLVTAFARPVPALVICELLGAPYDRRNEFQAYAAKMFAAGTEVSMDERLAAVTGVVTFIAEQIRAKRAEPTDDLLSDLVAEGSLNDEELANIGMMLLVAGFETTRNMLALGTYALLENPEQLARLEAYPSLAANAVEELMRYLSVIHIGPIRTALEDLEVGGRTIKAGDSITISVPMANRDPKRYPEPDVLDLGRKAIGHVGFGHGVHQCLGQQLARVEMRIALAGLFARFPDLRLAVPAAEIVLPEHASIYGPVGLPVAWG; translated from the coding sequence ATGACTCTTCATCCAGGGCTTCCGCTGGAGCGTGGCGCCTGTCCGTTCGACCCGCCGCCCGCGTTGCGGGGGCGGCCGGCGGTCGAGCCGCTCACCTATCCGGACGGGACCGAGGGCTGGCTGGTCACCGGGTACGACGAAGCGCGTGCCGTGCTCGCGGACAGGCGGGTGTCGGCTCGAGCGGAGCTCGCGCGGGTGCCGTTCGACCTCGGGCCGATGCCGGCGCCGAAACCGGCCGATCCCGGGGTGTTCACCGGGATGGACGACCCACAGCACCACGAGTACCGCAAGCTCCTGACCGGCGCCTTCACCGTACGGCGGATGCGGCTGCTGGAAACGCGGGTGACCGAGATCGTCGAGGAGCACCTCGCCGCGATGGCCGCGGCCGGGCCTCCGGTCGACCTGGTCACCGCGTTCGCGCGGCCCGTGCCGGCGCTGGTGATCTGCGAGCTGCTCGGCGCCCCCTACGACCGGCGCAACGAATTCCAGGCGTACGCGGCGAAAATGTTCGCCGCGGGCACGGAAGTGTCGATGGACGAGCGGCTGGCCGCGGTGACCGGGGTGGTCACGTTCATCGCCGAGCAGATCCGGGCCAAGCGTGCCGAGCCCACCGACGACCTGCTCTCCGACCTCGTCGCGGAAGGCTCCCTGAACGACGAGGAGCTCGCCAACATCGGCATGATGCTGCTCGTCGCCGGTTTCGAGACCACCCGGAACATGCTGGCGCTCGGCACGTACGCGTTGCTGGAGAACCCGGAGCAGCTCGCCAGGCTCGAGGCCTACCCGTCGCTCGCGGCGAACGCGGTCGAGGAGCTGATGCGCTATCTCAGCGTGATCCACATCGGACCGATCCGGACCGCACTGGAGGACCTCGAAGTCGGCGGCCGGACCATCAAAGCCGGGGACAGCATCACGATCTCGGTTCCGATGGCCAACCGTGATCCGAAGCGCTACCCCGAACCCGACGTGCTCGATCTCGGCCGCAAGGCCATCGGGCACGTCGGCTTCGGCCACGGTGTGCACCAGTGCCTCGGTCAGCAGCTCGCGCGCGTGGAGATGCGGATCGCGCTGGCCGGGCTGTTCGCCCGCTTCCCGGATCTGCGGCTCGCCGTGCCCGCCGCGGAGATCGTGCTGCCCGAACACGCGTCCATCTACGGACCGGTCGGCCTCCCGGTCGCCTGGGGCTGA
- a CDS encoding TetR/AcrR family transcriptional regulator → MGLREQKKQATREALREAALRLALEHGPSNVRVDDIAEAAGVSPRTYNNYFASREDAIVAAVTAERETRIGHAIAGKPPGTRLATAIRDAIVEQYTTPGAHHRETLRLITDDPAVRAAFLHQPATLEGPLTTAIADRLAVPEGPLPRVLAAGVAAAVRIALESWIRPAGSGLVVAAGSLPDLLHEALDPLTPALDAAEADNANNAG, encoded by the coding sequence GTGGGCTTACGCGAGCAGAAGAAGCAGGCCACCCGGGAAGCCCTGCGGGAGGCCGCCCTGCGGCTGGCGCTCGAACACGGGCCGTCGAACGTCCGGGTCGACGACATCGCCGAAGCCGCAGGCGTTTCCCCGCGGACGTACAACAACTACTTCGCGAGCCGCGAGGACGCGATCGTCGCCGCAGTCACGGCCGAACGGGAAACCCGGATCGGCCACGCCATAGCCGGGAAGCCGCCGGGAACCCGCCTGGCGACCGCCATCCGGGACGCGATCGTCGAGCAGTACACCACTCCCGGCGCCCACCACCGGGAGACACTGCGGCTGATCACCGACGATCCCGCGGTGCGCGCGGCTTTCCTGCACCAACCGGCCACCCTCGAAGGCCCGCTGACGACCGCGATCGCCGACCGTCTCGCCGTCCCCGAAGGACCACTGCCGCGAGTCCTGGCAGCCGGCGTCGCCGCCGCGGTTCGGATCGCGCTGGAAAGCTGGATCCGCCCGGCAGGCAGCGGTTTGGTGGTGGCCGCCGGCTCACTGCCCGACCTGTTGCACGAGGCACTGGACCCACTGACTCCCGCCCTGGACGCCGCAGAAGCCGACAACGCAAACAACGCCGGCTGA